DNA from Asterias amurensis chromosome 7, ASM3211899v1:
CACAGTCCTCCGTTGTATCACCTTCATGAGAGATGAAGGAATCGAAGATGGTGTCCTCATCAATGATCCACTCACTAGGGAGTCTTCCCTCTTTCCTGCCAATCCAAGCTGGAGGTAGATTAGTAGCCTGGGCATACTGGACAACGGACACCATATTGGAATTCTGCAAGGTGTTCTCAACAGTTGGAAGATGAGCCTCATAGCCTGAAAAATACGGTCCCAAGTCGCGGCTGTTGCAGTAACTCTCTGCCTCGTCCCAAGTTTTCATCTCAGCTGAGTACAGAACACACGACCCCGCGAAGCCGCTCCAGCCCGTCGGACATATCAACGTGCTTTTGGCCACCGTGCTTTTGACTGTGACTGGTGCGGCCGGAGTTGGAAGAACTTTCAAAGTGCTCGTTTGCTTTTTCTTAAAGAATGAGTTGAAATTAAATAGAGGCGAGGGCGGTAATGAGTTGACTGCTGGCATTGATTTCTGGCGTACGACTGTCTTCTGAACGCTTGGTACTGGTGATTCGGCGATTGAGGCAGCGGGTGCACTTCCTCGGCTCTTAAAAGTTGCCCCCAACCCACCACTGAACGTAAATTTCTTGGGTTTGATCTCACCGACAGTCCGGGTCATACTCGCGGTTTTGGTTTTTGGTTGTGTCTTAAAGAAAGAGGAGAATAAACCACCAGGCTTGGATACGTATGATTTTGAAGTGGATGGTTTGAACTGGTTCGATGCCGCACTTCTGGTGAAGCtactcctcttttttgaaaagaaattggAAAATGAAACCCCGTTTGTGTTCTTGTTTGTGTTAGACGTTTTTGTCGTTCGCTTAAAACTTCCCAAACTATTAAAGAAACTTCGTCTCCTCCTCGAAAGCTTATGACCTCCGACCTCCGCATGAGCTCCTCCTTCATCCTCGCGCCCAATATGCTCGTCCCCGACGTACATCAGGCATTGATCTTGAAAAGCTACGAACCCCACCGGGCACATGCTGATCTCGCAAACGTATGTCGACACTGTGCTGCAGTTGACATTACTCACCACAACACCGCCCTCTATCTGAGAACAACCTGCCATCTTTCCTGTGGATTCCCTCAGTCGATCTACCCCCTCTGGAGTCTTGTCGACTCCAATCCAAGTCTTCACAGCCGAGTTCGATTTGCTTGCTGACATCATTTGCCATTCTGTGAGGAACCTGTTTCAACGGAAATGTTAAATTTTCGGTCAATATTGGTTTAAACAAAAGCGCCGAAAATGGGCTTGTTTAAGAGAAAGCAGACGGAATCATGTCCAGAAAGGCCCGAACGTTAAAAATGATGCACCCCTTGTGGTTCACTCGTCCCCAACGCATTGCCTTAACCAAaagcgctgggatgggcaaaagTATCAAGCACGCTGATTGGTTAAGGCAAGGCGCTGCTCAGTCCCATCAtacatcacactcacactgcacgcataacgtacttcctgaacaaaaATCTGTGCAAACTGATTAGCCAATCCCAGCGGTCCTCGCCCCTGGGGCCGAGCAAAACCCTTATGTAGGTATGGCTCGTCCAATTGTTAtacacataattttttttttttataaatatcagGTTTGAGTTGAGATTGCATTCTGAAGTCAGTCCTTCTTATGGTGCCTGTGTTTAAACATTCCGTTTGATCATGGAGGATCttgttcctccatggtttggtGAGTAATAAAGGAGGacttttggaacgctaggtggcagcagacttaccaggtaaatccacaGACTGAGACCTTTGTTGAATCCAtgacttcggctttggattcggcttcagactCCGATCTCGTCTGGAGCCCAGAGAACGTATACACAAAGCACGCGCGCAGttaaaacaaccgcggggccaagctagcctgagccagtATATCTCTGCACTCCTCCACCCATACGCCCCTTCCCGCTCCCTACGATCCCAGTCACAGAAACTTCTCCAAGTCCCAAGAGCACACACACAACACTATGGTCAACGCGCCTTCAGTATTTCAGCACCAACCCTGTGGAATCAACTCCATCCAACATCCGTGCTGCACCAACCCTGGACACTTTCAAGAAACTTCTAAAAACCCAactatttaagaactaattttgtCTTGTTTCCCCCCTTACATAGGGGTAATGAttcaatttaatattttgtaaaagtatgtgtattttttctgttaattatgtttatatttctgttgtaattgtagtttgttgttttgtaaagcgcatagagatgtttattcatattatgcgctatataaatgtagtttattattatagtattattaattttgcgccaaagccgtggtttcgaaaagcgCCATAGAACATGTCTGTGGGTAAATccaggtaagtctgctgccacctagtgtgcCAAAGTCTACCATCATCGGACTCTTGAAAGAAGCAAAACAATCTATGAGTAGTAAAATGTATTATTGATCTCGATCAAAGAGCTGTAATTGACTGAAGACATACCCTATCAATGAAGAAGGAGTTCATGAATACAACAAACGCTTCAGCTTGTAACATCTAATAAAAACCACCAATGTTAGTCTACAGTTTTATCAGTGACTCGGGCTTACCTGCTGAAGTCCTCCGTTGCGATGGAAACCAACTGACCAACGGAACCACCCGTTAGGTAACCACGACACTGACCCTCAGCCTCGATCCAAGATTTGTTTTCGTCAAAGTTCCGATAGCAGTTGCCCAAATACGACGTCCAACCAGCTGGACATGTGCTGAGCTCGCAGACATACTGGAATTTATTGTCGCAGTCGGTGGACATTAATGCTGACCGTCGATCGTCGAGTATTGCCAGGGTGCAGTCTCCATCGTCGGAGAGGTCGAGTAGGCCGTCCATCACTAGGCCGTAGAAATCAGTCGGTAGACCGTTAGACCACGCCTGTTTGAAAACACAACCCACAACATGAAATACCTTCTGTCAAATAACCTCTACAGTTTTATCACAAGGATATTAAGACAGGCTCAATGAAGATGGGCTGCATGGGTGCCCGAAGAAATGACAACAGGTGGACAACAAGAATAATGGATGGGCATCCAAGGACAGGGAAACGGAAAAGAGGTAGATGGaaaagaagatggagagatgacatcagggtgtatgcaggaacaacatggaccagaactgcaaaaAGTAGAAATGAATGGCATTATGAGGAGGGTTACATCTTAGACTGGATGAAAACAGCCTAAATGATGTTGATGATGATTATGAAAATGACATCGTGATTTTACGACAAACCCTTGAAACCTTCAAGTGAGGGACCTGTTGGTGCACAACGTCCCTGGATGGTACGTTATCAGCACATGTCGACACTACGTTATCAGCAAATGTCGACACTTTCTTTTcataggtgtatctcaacatatgcataatataacaaatctgtgaaaatataaggcttcaggcctggtattttattatttgagtgagaagttacctctttcataaaaaaatgttgttcatCACAACATTGTGTACTATCAACAActttccgttgctcgttaccaagtaagt
Protein-coding regions in this window:
- the LOC139939763 gene encoding uncharacterized protein, with the translated sequence MTPSIRGIITVFVTVSLAAPSQAGCPVDWVHQGFKCTQLFSELLTWKEAEKSCQSFTNENGEAGHLLSIADVRENALLGLWSSQQVDNVWVGLSRQDEDDIMAWSNGLPTDFYGLVMDGLLDLSDDGDCTLAILDDRRSALMSTDCDNKFQYVCELSTCPAGWTSYLGNCYRNFDENKSWIEAEGQCRGYLTGGSVGQLVSIATEDFSRFLTEWQMMSASKSNSAVKTWIGVDKTPEGVDRLRESTGKMAGCSQIEGGVVVSNVNCSTVSTYVCEISMCPVGFVAFQDQCLMYVGDEHIGREDEGGAHAEVGGHKLSRRRRSFFNSLGSFKRTTKTSNTNKNTNGVSFSNFFSKKRSSFTRSAASNQFKPSTSKSYVSKPGGLFSSFFKTQPKTKTASMTRTVGEIKPKKFTFSGGLGATFKSRGSAPAASIAESPVPSVQKTVVRQKSMPAVNSLPPSPLFNFNSFFKKKQTSTLKVLPTPAAPVTVKSTVAKSTLICPTGWSGFAGSCVLYSAEMKTWDEAESYCNSRDLGPYFSGYEAHLPTVENTLQNSNMVSVVQYAQATNLPPAWIGRKEGRLPSEWIIDEDTIFDSFISHEGDTTEDCVYVNFREKYNWGHKSCSTQLPFFCKVKKTDKYIKSSVPAVVPIVPAVGPSDLAVGSSDPILKRKPVRRPVPSSPTVQPSSSSSSSSSSSSSSSSSSSSSSSSSSSATSLTKYCFPTWKRLGDFCYYVFTEERAWEEARDQCKEYIYGNEVNERANLVSVASSEENDFLVSASSSTLPFWIGKDGTNWLDGTVVGYNAFPIGSLIIIDDPISLSASTTGSCSYALNKHWGQQDCSQKLPFICKMPAAVVAHFVRKK